The following are from one region of the Cloacibacterium normanense genome:
- a CDS encoding YceI family protein: MKKIALSLVLVSGLAFGQAKKVVSSDVHWWGYKIAKTEASSHDGTVNVKNGTVVLKKNALVGGTFVLDMTSINATDLQGEYQQKLNGHLKNGDFFEVDKYPTATFKITSVKKGANGKSIVTGNLTAKGKTNAVSFPAKISVKNGVVTLESDKFTIDRQKWDIAYKSTMQDVVVKDDIDLVVKLTAK; encoded by the coding sequence ATTAAAAAAATTGCATTATCATTAGTACTAGTATCTGGACTAGCTTTTGGACAAGCTAAAAAAGTAGTTTCTTCTGACGTTCACTGGTGGGGTTATAAAATCGCTAAAACTGAAGCTTCTTCTCACGATGGAACGGTAAACGTGAAAAACGGAACTGTAGTTTTAAAGAAAAACGCTCTAGTTGGTGGTACTTTTGTATTAGATATGACTTCTATTAACGCTACTGATTTACAAGGTGAATATCAACAAAAATTAAACGGTCACCTTAAAAATGGCGACTTCTTCGAAGTTGATAAATATCCTACTGCTACTTTCAAAATCACTTCAGTGAAAAAAGGAGCTAATGGTAAAAGCATCGTTACAGGAAATCTTACTGCTAAAGGAAAAACAAACGCAGTTTCTTTCCCTGCTAAAATTTCAGTTAAAAACGGCGTAGTAACTTTAGAATCTGATAAATTTACTATCGATAGACAAAAATGGGACATAGCTTATAAATCTACTATGCAAGATGTAGTAGTAAAAGACGATATAGATTTGGTTGTTAAACTAACAGCGAAATAG
- a CDS encoding MlaD family protein, with product MEKSVAQKLRLGIFVILGTIIFIMAVYFIGNRQQFFGKTETLKAHFENVNGLQEGNNVRFSGINVGYVKRIEIINDTLINVEMNIDKSAMKFIKKNAVASIASDGLVGNMIVNITPNSENAELAKSGDILKVEERLTTEDLLKTLNKTNNNAEQITANILEVSEKINNGTGTLSMLLNDKTLSQDVKYGISDLKNSIANIKKTSYETTRTINEVNKILAGINDKENIVAVLKDSAVANKMRRALTHLDESSQNINKTVENLNETISNAKNGKGAINYLSNDANLVKNIDSTMNNLNQASVLLNQNLEALKHNIFFRGYFKKLEKEKQKAQKNQK from the coding sequence ATGGAAAAATCAGTTGCTCAAAAATTAAGACTCGGAATATTTGTTATCCTCGGAACCATCATTTTTATTATGGCTGTTTATTTTATTGGAAACAGACAGCAATTTTTTGGAAAAACCGAAACCTTAAAAGCACATTTCGAAAATGTAAATGGCTTACAAGAAGGGAACAATGTCCGTTTTTCTGGAATTAATGTGGGCTATGTTAAGAGGATAGAAATCATCAACGATACGCTCATTAATGTAGAAATGAATATCGACAAAAGTGCGATGAAATTCATCAAAAAAAATGCAGTGGCAAGTATTGCTTCTGATGGTTTAGTAGGAAATATGATTGTCAATATCACTCCAAATTCTGAAAATGCTGAACTTGCTAAATCTGGAGACATTCTAAAAGTCGAAGAAAGACTTACTACTGAAGATTTGCTCAAAACCCTCAACAAAACCAATAACAATGCTGAACAAATTACGGCTAATATTCTAGAAGTTTCTGAAAAAATAAATAACGGAACAGGAACGCTAAGTATGTTGCTGAATGACAAAACACTAAGTCAAGACGTGAAATATGGGATTTCTGACCTTAAAAACAGTATTGCCAACATTAAGAAAACTAGCTACGAAACCACGAGAACCATTAATGAAGTGAATAAAATTCTTGCAGGAATTAATGACAAAGAAAACATTGTTGCGGTTCTTAAAGATTCTGCTGTTGCTAATAAAATGCGAAGAGCGCTAACTCACTTAGATGAATCTTCTCAAAATATCAATAAAACTGTAGAAAATCTAAACGAAACCATCAGCAATGCTAAAAACGGAAAAGGCGCCATCAATTACCTTTCTAACGATGCCAATTTGGTGAAAAATATAGACTCTACAATGAATAATCTGAACCAGGCAAGTGTTTTACTGAACCAAAATCTGGAAGCGCTGAAACATAATATTTTCTTCAGAGGTTATTTTAAAAAATTAGAAAAGGAAAAACAAAAAGCTCAGAAAAACCAAAAATAA
- a CDS encoding ABC transporter ATP-binding protein, with translation MNPNAAHEPIIKIENLYKKYGDNVVLDGFNLNLYQGENLVIMGKSGSGKSVMIKCLIGLEIPDSGTIEIMSQKLEHLSLKALDEIRADIGFLFQGSALYDSMTVRENLEFPLRRHISKFGNVKDTLPLVEEALQNVGLKNVIDLMPNELSGGMKRRVALARTLILKPKIIIYDEPTTGLDPITSKEIILLMKSVQEKYKTSSIIITHDVDCARVIANRMILLIDGKNYAEGTFAELSTSQDPKVKAFFK, from the coding sequence ATGAATCCTAATGCTGCACATGAACCGATAATCAAAATTGAAAATCTCTATAAAAAATATGGAGACAATGTAGTTTTGGACGGATTTAACCTAAATCTTTATCAAGGAGAAAATTTGGTGATTATGGGAAAATCTGGCTCTGGAAAATCGGTGATGATAAAATGTTTGATTGGGTTAGAAATTCCAGACAGCGGAACAATTGAAATTATGAGCCAAAAATTAGAGCATCTTTCTCTGAAAGCTTTAGACGAAATAAGAGCAGACATTGGATTTTTATTTCAAGGAAGTGCGCTTTATGATTCTATGACGGTGAGAGAAAATCTAGAATTTCCGCTCAGAAGACATATTTCAAAGTTTGGAAATGTAAAAGATACTTTGCCTTTGGTAGAAGAAGCGCTGCAAAATGTAGGACTCAAAAATGTAATTGATTTAATGCCGAATGAACTTTCTGGTGGTATGAAAAGAAGAGTTGCTCTTGCCAGAACGCTTATTCTAAAACCAAAAATCATCATTTATGATGAACCAACCACTGGCTTAGACCCGATTACTTCTAAAGAAATTATCTTGCTCATGAAATCGGTGCAAGAAAAATATAAAACCTCATCGATCATCATTACGCATGATGTAGACTGTGCTAGAGTTATTGCTAATAGAATGATTTTACTGATTGACGGAAAAAATTATGCAGAAGGAACATTTGCCGAACTTTCCACTTCACAAGACCCAAAAGTAAAAGCATTTTTTAAATAA
- a CDS encoding MlaE family ABC transporter permease, with translation MKVFYQIVQSLKNFIVEIGEMSYFSIRFLKEFYKKPYEFQEFLKQCYSIGNRSLFLVSVTGFIIGLVFTLQTRPTLMEFGAVSWMPSMVSISIIREIGPIITGLICAGKIGSGIGAEIGSMRVTEQIDAMEVSGTNPFKYLVVTRILATTAMLPILVFYSDFIAIFGSYLVENLKGDVSFLQYFNQVFDNIEFSDLLPATIKTFFFGFAIGMVGCFKGYQCKSGTRGVGIAANSAVVYSSMLLFVIDFIAVLITNIFIE, from the coding sequence ATGAAAGTTTTTTATCAAATAGTACAATCTTTAAAAAACTTCATCGTAGAGATAGGCGAAATGAGCTATTTCAGCATAAGATTTTTAAAAGAATTTTATAAAAAGCCTTATGAATTTCAAGAATTCCTGAAACAATGTTACAGCATTGGTAACCGCTCACTTTTTCTAGTTTCTGTTACGGGATTTATCATCGGTTTGGTTTTCACTTTACAAACCCGTCCTACCTTAATGGAATTTGGTGCTGTTTCTTGGATGCCTTCCATGGTGAGTATTTCCATTATTAGAGAAATCGGGCCGATTATTACTGGGCTGATTTGTGCAGGAAAAATAGGCTCTGGAATAGGTGCAGAAATAGGTTCTATGCGCGTAACCGAACAAATAGACGCTATGGAAGTTTCGGGAACCAATCCTTTTAAATATTTGGTGGTGACTAGAATTCTTGCGACGACTGCTATGTTACCGATTTTGGTTTTTTACAGTGATTTTATCGCAATTTTCGGGTCTTATTTGGTAGAAAATCTGAAAGGTGATGTTTCTTTTTTACAATATTTTAATCAAGTTTTTGACAATATAGAATTTAGTGATTTGCTTCCTGCAACCATCAAGACTTTTTTCTTTGGTTTTGCCATAGGAATGGTAGGTTGTTTCAAAGGATACCAATGTAAATCAGGAACACGAGGTGTAGGAATTGCCGCCAATTCTGCGGTGGTTTACTCCTCCATGTTATTGTTTGTTATCGATTTTATCGCTGTATTGATTACCAATATTTTTATAGAATAA
- a CDS encoding ABC1 kinase family protein, with protein MNIIPENLKKYQKFISLVLKYRNSDILSAASDKALDELAEDQELSEESNRYTSPEELVEDLKNMGPTYVKIGQTLSTRPDLLPEPYLLALASLQDDVEEIPYSEIQKIVEEELGTKISKAFLSFDIQPLASASIGQVHKAVLRSGKEVAVKIQRPGIRKNFLEDLDTLKELSDLAVKHSKTAKKYGINDVLDEMRHILIHELDYNREAQNLIALGKNLEKFEHIVIPQPVLDYSTSKILTMDFVDGQKITSVHGIQKTETDFSVLIDELVEAYLQQIIFDGFAHADPHPGNVHLTKDRKIALMDLGMVAKFSPNLQEQILKLLIAISKYNGEEVSKVLLEISQDDKNADIIGFKKEINRIVLDSQNRNAAEMQTGKMLIRMNKIAAEKGIRIAVELNILGKILLNLDQIVAVLAPQYDLAESMKQILEKMMVKKMAHEAQPENFFAQLIETKKLAENLPERLNKITENLAQNQFQLKIDAIDEERFTDAFQKVANRISIALIIAALIIGSSLLMRVPNFQIFGISIAMFFFIIASVFGLWLAYKMVMKDEDFKRKK; from the coding sequence ATGAATATCATTCCCGAAAATCTAAAAAAATACCAAAAATTTATTTCTTTGGTGCTCAAATATAGAAACAGCGACATTTTATCAGCTGCTTCAGACAAAGCGCTTGATGAATTGGCAGAAGATCAGGAACTTTCTGAAGAGTCTAATCGCTACACTTCGCCAGAAGAATTGGTAGAAGACCTTAAAAATATGGGGCCGACTTATGTAAAAATCGGGCAAACTCTTTCTACAAGACCAGATTTATTGCCAGAACCTTATTTATTGGCATTGGCTTCTCTACAAGATGATGTAGAGGAAATTCCGTATTCTGAAATTCAAAAAATAGTAGAAGAAGAATTAGGAACGAAGATTTCCAAAGCTTTTTTAAGTTTTGACATCCAACCATTGGCTTCGGCAAGTATTGGGCAAGTTCACAAAGCGGTTTTGCGCTCTGGAAAAGAAGTCGCGGTGAAAATTCAAAGACCGGGAATTCGTAAAAATTTCCTCGAAGATTTAGACACCCTGAAAGAATTGTCAGACCTTGCTGTAAAACATTCTAAAACCGCCAAAAAATACGGAATAAACGATGTTTTAGACGAGATGAGACATATTCTCATTCACGAACTAGATTACAACAGAGAAGCTCAAAATCTGATTGCTCTGGGCAAAAATCTAGAAAAATTTGAGCATATTGTGATTCCTCAACCTGTTTTAGACTACTCTACTTCTAAAATTCTGACGATGGATTTCGTGGACGGTCAAAAAATCACTTCTGTTCATGGAATTCAAAAAACAGAAACCGATTTTTCCGTGCTCATTGATGAATTGGTAGAAGCTTATCTTCAACAAATTATTTTTGATGGTTTTGCACATGCAGATCCACATCCAGGAAATGTACACCTGACCAAAGACCGAAAAATTGCCTTAATGGATTTAGGAATGGTGGCGAAATTCAGTCCTAATTTGCAGGAACAAATTTTGAAATTGCTCATTGCCATCAGCAAATACAATGGTGAAGAAGTTTCTAAAGTGCTTCTAGAAATCAGTCAAGATGATAAAAACGCGGATATTATTGGTTTCAAAAAAGAAATCAACCGAATTGTACTGGATTCTCAGAACAGAAATGCCGCAGAAATGCAAACGGGAAAAATGCTCATCAGAATGAATAAAATTGCCGCAGAAAAAGGAATTAGAATTGCGGTAGAACTGAATATTCTTGGAAAAATTTTATTGAATTTAGACCAAATCGTAGCGGTTCTCGCTCCTCAATATGATTTGGCTGAAAGTATGAAGCAGATTTTGGAGAAAATGATGGTTAAAAAAATGGCTCACGAAGCCCAACCCGAAAATTTCTTTGCTCAATTGATAGAAACCAAAAAATTAGCCGAAAATCTTCCGGAAAGACTTAATAAAATCACCGAAAACTTAGCTCAGAATCAGTTTCAGCTCAAAATAGATGCGATAGATGAAGAACGATTTACAGATGCCTTCCAGAAAGTAGCCAATAGAATTTCCATCGCACTTATTATTGCTGCATTAATTATTGGCTCATCTCTATTGATGAGAGTTCCTAATTTTCAAATTTTTGGAATTTCTATAGCGATGTTTTTCTTCATCATTGCATCGGTTTTCGGATTATGGCTCGCTTATAAAATGGTTATGAAAGACGAAGATTTTAAAAGAAAAAAATAA
- a CDS encoding L-serine ammonia-lyase, producing MESISVFEIIKVGIGPSSSHTMGPWNAAEMFLSEIRRNHQISEVAEVYVEFFGSLAKTGIGHGTDIAGMLGLSGENFKKIDTDKIDAKIAEIKNSGKLILGAEKEIPFIYGKHLVLNMQKSLDFHPNGMIFKAVFNNGEILEKDYYSVGGGFVATQEDNSIESHCIRTPYPCHKGEDISKYCEKLGVQRLSDLVYINEEAWRTKEETRSEALYIWQQIKECIYKGVNKEGVLPGGLNVTRRAADFNRKLLGEDVIYKNINEWFAAVKNSPKDFNQITRWISCFALAVNEENASFGRIITAPTNGASGVIPAVLMYSQTFTEFNSEEDIIRFILVAGEIGTLFKKNATISAAMGGCQAEIGVSSAMAAAGLTEISGGTPAQVMMAAEIAMEHHLGLTCDPIGGLVQIPCIERNSMGAMKAITACHIALESDPSKARVSLDDVIKSMWETALDMNSKYKETSEGGLAVAVNVAEC from the coding sequence ATGGAGAGTATTTCGGTTTTTGAAATCATAAAAGTAGGAATTGGGCCGTCTTCGTCTCATACAATGGGACCTTGGAATGCAGCGGAAATGTTTCTGAGTGAAATCAGAAGAAATCACCAGATTTCAGAGGTGGCAGAAGTGTATGTAGAGTTTTTTGGCTCTCTTGCCAAAACAGGAATTGGTCACGGAACAGACATTGCCGGAATGCTGGGTTTAAGCGGCGAAAATTTCAAAAAAATAGATACCGATAAAATAGATGCTAAAATTGCCGAAATCAAAAATTCTGGAAAATTGATTTTAGGAGCTGAAAAAGAAATTCCTTTTATTTATGGAAAACATTTGGTGTTGAATATGCAAAAATCACTAGATTTTCACCCCAATGGAATGATTTTCAAAGCGGTTTTTAACAACGGCGAAATTTTAGAAAAAGACTACTATTCTGTTGGTGGCGGTTTTGTGGCGACTCAAGAAGATAATTCTATAGAAAGTCACTGTATCAGAACACCTTACCCTTGTCATAAAGGCGAAGATATTTCAAAATATTGTGAAAAATTAGGCGTACAGAGACTTTCTGATTTGGTATACATCAATGAAGAAGCTTGGAGAACCAAAGAAGAAACGAGAAGTGAAGCACTTTACATTTGGCAACAAATTAAAGAATGTATTTACAAAGGCGTTAATAAAGAAGGTGTTTTACCAGGTGGACTTAATGTAACGAGAAGAGCTGCAGATTTCAATCGAAAATTATTAGGCGAAGACGTTATTTACAAAAATATAAACGAATGGTTTGCTGCGGTAAAAAATTCTCCTAAAGATTTCAATCAAATTACCCGTTGGATTTCGTGTTTTGCATTGGCTGTAAATGAAGAAAATGCCAGTTTTGGTAGAATTATCACGGCACCGACAAATGGAGCAAGTGGTGTAATTCCTGCGGTGCTCATGTATTCTCAAACCTTTACTGAATTCAATTCTGAAGAAGATATCATCAGATTTATTTTAGTAGCGGGAGAAATCGGTACGCTTTTCAAGAAAAATGCAACTATTTCTGCAGCAATGGGAGGTTGCCAAGCAGAAATCGGAGTTTCTTCGGCGATGGCGGCAGCTGGTTTAACAGAAATTTCGGGCGGAACTCCAGCTCAAGTAATGATGGCAGCAGAAATTGCAATGGAACATCACCTTGGTCTTACTTGCGACCCAATTGGTGGATTGGTGCAAATTCCATGTATTGAGAGAAATTCTATGGGCGCCATGAAAGCGATTACCGCTTGTCATATCGCGCTAGAAAGCGATCCTTCTAAAGCCAGAGTTTCTCTGGATGATGTCATCAAATCCATGTGGGAAACTGCGCTAGACATGAATTCTAAGTATAAGGAAACTTCTGAAGGTGGTTTAGCAGTTGCCGTGAACGTGGCAGAATGTTAA
- a CDS encoding DUF1684 domain-containing protein: protein MKKIYLLLLLVSSFAFGQGLKNKTDKKQFPAEILEIETFQKELNKEYKTEEETPLRGSNFKKFKSHPFFPIDLNYRVKAKLVKTENAVPFEIPTSSGRTKKYREFGKAYFTLNGVEQVLTVYQSLALLDDPEYQDYLFLPFKDETNGKDTYGGGRYLDLRIPQNDELIIDFNKAYHPFCAYNATDYSCPIVPQNNWLQLPIEAGVKYQDIWFEH, encoded by the coding sequence ATGAAGAAGATTTACCTACTTTTACTCTTAGTTTCAAGTTTTGCCTTTGGTCAAGGTCTTAAAAATAAAACCGATAAAAAACAATTTCCTGCAGAAATTCTAGAAATCGAAACCTTTCAAAAAGAACTTAATAAAGAATACAAAACAGAAGAAGAAACACCTTTGCGTGGTTCTAATTTCAAGAAATTCAAGTCTCATCCCTTTTTTCCTATTGATTTAAACTATCGTGTAAAAGCGAAATTGGTAAAAACTGAAAATGCGGTTCCTTTTGAAATTCCTACTTCGTCTGGAAGAACCAAAAAATACAGAGAATTCGGGAAAGCCTATTTCACGCTGAATGGAGTAGAACAAGTATTGACGGTTTATCAAAGTTTAGCTTTGTTAGATGACCCAGAATATCAGGATTATTTGTTCTTGCCTTTCAAAGATGAAACCAACGGAAAAGACACGTATGGTGGCGGAAGATATTTGGACTTAAGAATTCCTCAAAATGATGAATTGATTATTGATTTCAATAAAGCGTATCATCCGTTTTGTGCTTATAACGCTACCGATTACAGTTGCCCAATTGTTCCTCAGAATAACTGGTTGCAATTACCAATCGAAGCAGGTGTGAAATACCAAGATATTTGGTTTGAGCATTAA
- a CDS encoding serine hydrolase domain-containing protein, with protein MKILKFLPLLVLLPFLSCSSSNDEPTPTPTETMYFPNNTDNNWETKSIASLGWNQSAVQPLKDFLAEKHSKSFMILVNGRIVMEEYFNGHSATETWPWNSAGKTLVSTTTGIAQQEGLLNINNKVSQYLGNGWTSEPLEKENLITPRHLLTMTSGLNDESNWVIKSNLTYLADAGTRWSYSNVFQKLIDVVAASSNQTFENYFNAKLKNKIGMDGFWNFGTIFTIYHSNTRSMARFGLLFLNKGKWKNEQIINETYLNEAISTSQNINPSYGYLWWLNGKSKYMVPGSQTVYPTALVPNAPAGMFAAMGAEDQRIYVIPSKNMVVIRMGDASDPQNPNFALSGFDAALWDKINVVVR; from the coding sequence ATGAAAATTTTAAAATTTCTACCTCTTTTAGTGTTACTCCCATTTTTAAGTTGTAGCAGTAGTAATGATGAACCTACGCCAACTCCCACAGAAACAATGTATTTCCCTAATAATACAGACAACAATTGGGAAACCAAATCTATCGCCAGTCTCGGTTGGAACCAAAGTGCAGTGCAACCGCTTAAAGATTTCTTGGCAGAAAAACATTCTAAATCTTTTATGATTTTGGTCAACGGCAGAATTGTGATGGAAGAATATTTCAACGGGCATTCTGCTACCGAAACTTGGCCATGGAACAGCGCAGGAAAAACATTGGTTTCTACCACCACAGGAATTGCGCAACAAGAAGGTTTACTGAACATCAACAATAAAGTTTCTCAATATTTAGGAAACGGCTGGACAAGCGAACCTCTGGAAAAAGAAAACCTCATCACGCCAAGACATTTACTTACTATGACTTCGGGCTTAAATGACGAAAGCAATTGGGTCATAAAATCTAACCTCACGTATTTGGCAGATGCTGGAACGAGATGGTCTTACAGCAATGTTTTTCAGAAATTAATAGATGTAGTGGCAGCTTCTAGCAACCAAACTTTTGAGAATTATTTTAATGCTAAACTGAAAAATAAAATCGGGATGGATGGTTTCTGGAATTTCGGGACTATTTTCACCATTTATCATAGCAATACCAGAAGTATGGCGAGATTTGGACTGCTTTTCCTGAACAAAGGAAAATGGAAAAACGAACAAATCATCAATGAAACTTATCTGAACGAAGCCATTTCTACTTCTCAAAATATCAATCCTTCTTACGGTTATCTTTGGTGGCTCAATGGAAAATCCAAATATATGGTTCCGGGTTCGCAAACGGTTTATCCCACAGCTTTAGTTCCTAATGCTCCTGCAGGTATGTTTGCAGCAATGGGCGCCGAAGACCAAAGAATTTATGTAATTCCGAGTAAAAATATGGTGGTCATCAGAATGGGCGACGCTTCGGATCCGCAGAATCCTAATTTTGCACTGTCTGGTTTTGATGCTGCTCTTTGGGATAAAATTAATGTGGTGGTTAGATAG
- a CDS encoding ATP-binding protein, giving the protein MKNKINNDNFISESVLKIGSVSEVKGKNILVRVDKNKNAPHLIFDGKIIKNVSVGSYVKIAKGYNEIIGKIEGEFISEDKNLENNNYTSKNNKIKRFLNVTLVGYIDNSIFRQGLKELPLIENDCYLLNDLEFNCIHSFAKIEDDKIKLGYLLNETNTPIELGVDKLFASHIGVFGNTGSGKSYTLSKIYYELLNKYKENTNFQKNAKFILIDFNGEYAIENDNDNIIVEKALKSRFFLSTSKSDKDRFPIPESEINDLTFWSILLKATEQTQKPFLNSSLFKKTLVEHTKTENGIKALIYNTLSTILTQGSRNLDKDFHIFFLDELFKLNNSSSVFPNIKDVRNRLKSGLKTDYGNWILENIKHGEKPNEFLFKLKEIVQSLVIDLSKQNSFVKIRLQIIINYFDVITKGYYSKEHIGPLYNRLESKFNEITKVFAVTNEDKIIINKKPLIVVNLNDVNVEMKKIIPLVICKYYYEFFKKNNLDRENYLNIIVDEAHNILSRNSIRESETWKDYRLETFEEIIKEGRKFGVFLTISSQRPFDISDTIISQLHNYFLHRLINNKDIEAIGRTVSYLDKISFDSLSILPQGGCILAGLSADLPVVMKIDKLPDENKPYNETIVLTKKWK; this is encoded by the coding sequence ATGAAGAACAAGATAAATAACGACAATTTTATTTCTGAATCAGTTTTGAAAATAGGTTCAGTTAGTGAGGTAAAAGGAAAAAACATACTTGTTAGAGTTGACAAAAATAAAAATGCACCTCACCTAATATTTGATGGTAAAATAATAAAAAACGTGTCTGTCGGTTCTTATGTTAAAATAGCAAAAGGATATAATGAAATCATTGGTAAAATAGAGGGAGAATTTATATCAGAAGATAAAAACCTTGAAAACAATAATTACACATCAAAAAATAATAAAATCAAGCGTTTTTTAAACGTGACTTTAGTCGGATATATTGATAACAGTATTTTCCGTCAAGGTCTTAAAGAATTACCACTTATTGAAAATGATTGCTATTTATTAAATGATTTAGAATTTAATTGTATTCACAGTTTTGCAAAAATAGAAGATGATAAAATTAAACTTGGTTATTTATTAAACGAAACAAATACACCAATTGAACTAGGTGTTGATAAACTTTTTGCAAGTCATATTGGTGTTTTTGGGAATACTGGTAGTGGTAAATCTTATACATTATCAAAAATTTATTATGAATTGCTTAATAAATATAAAGAAAATACCAATTTTCAAAAAAATGCTAAATTTATTCTTATAGATTTTAATGGAGAATATGCTATTGAAAATGATAATGATAATATTATTGTTGAAAAGGCATTAAAAAGTCGCTTTTTTCTTTCCACTTCAAAATCTGACAAAGATAGATTTCCAATCCCTGAGTCTGAAATTAATGATTTAACCTTTTGGTCAATACTATTAAAAGCCACTGAGCAAACACAAAAGCCATTTTTAAATAGTTCACTCTTTAAGAAAACTTTAGTTGAACATACAAAAACAGAAAATGGAATTAAAGCTCTTATTTATAATACTTTGAGTACTATTTTAACTCAAGGAAGTAGAAATTTGGATAAAGATTTTCATATCTTTTTTTTAGATGAACTATTTAAACTTAATAATAGCTCATCAGTATTTCCAAATATAAAAGATGTTAGAAATAGATTAAAAAGTGGTCTTAAAACTGATTATGGTAATTGGATACTAGAAAACATTAAACATGGTGAAAAGCCAAATGAGTTTTTATTTAAACTTAAAGAAATTGTACAATCCTTGGTAATTGATCTGTCTAAACAGAATTCTTTTGTAAAAATAAGACTACAAATAATTATCAATTATTTCGATGTTATAACAAAAGGATATTATTCAAAAGAACATATAGGCCCATTATACAATAGGTTAGAATCAAAATTTAATGAAATAACAAAAGTCTTTGCTGTAACTAATGAAGACAAAATAATCATTAATAAAAAACCTTTAATTGTGGTAAATCTTAACGATGTGAATGTTGAAATGAAAAAAATCATACCACTAGTTATTTGCAAATACTATTACGAATTTTTTAAAAAAAATAATCTAGATAGAGAAAACTATTTAAATATAATTGTTGATGAAGCTCATAATATTCTATCCCGCAATTCAATTAGAGAAAGTGAAACTTGGAAAGATTATCGTTTAGAAACATTTGAAGAAATTATAAAAGAAGGAAGAAAATTTGGTGTATTTTTAACAATATCAAGTCAAAGACCATTCGATATTTCAGATACTATCATTTCTCAATTACATAATTATTTTTTACATAGATTAATAAACAATAAAGACATTGAAGCTATAGGAAGAACTGTTTCTTATTTAGACAAAATTTCTTTTGACAGTTTATCAATTCTGCCTCAAGGTGGTTGTATTTTGGCAGGTCTCTCCGCTGATTTACCTGTAGTGATGAAAATCGATAAACTACCAGACGAAAACAAACCATATAATGAAACTATTGTTTTAACTAAAAAATGGAAATAG